Proteins encoded by one window of Emticicia oligotrophica DSM 17448:
- a CDS encoding WcaF family extracellular polysaccharide biosynthesis acetyltransferase produces the protein MDKTDLSKYNNDWYKQSTLTRGKLTSLLWYMTNAIFFNSYLLIPSSIKRRLLIFFGANIGKNITIKPKVNIKYPWNLTIGNYVWIGEEVWIDNLGKVVIGDNVCISQGALLLSGNHDYSKSNFDLIVKDITIEEGVWIGAKAVVCGGLTCHSHAVLSVNSVANKSLESYTIYQGNPAQKVRIREMPLDK, from the coding sequence ATGGATAAAACAGATTTATCAAAATACAATAATGATTGGTATAAACAATCAACTTTAACAAGAGGAAAATTAACTTCTTTACTGTGGTACATGACCAATGCAATTTTTTTCAATTCTTATCTCTTAATCCCATCTTCAATAAAAAGGCGACTACTCATTTTTTTTGGGGCAAATATTGGGAAAAACATAACAATCAAACCCAAAGTCAATATTAAATATCCTTGGAATTTAACAATTGGTAATTATGTTTGGATTGGAGAAGAAGTTTGGATTGATAATTTAGGCAAAGTTGTGATTGGAGATAATGTTTGTATTTCGCAAGGAGCGTTACTTCTATCAGGAAATCATGACTACTCCAAATCTAATTTTGACCTTATTGTAAAAGATATCACTATTGAAGAAGGTGTTTGGATTGGAGCTAAAGCAGTGGTTTGTGGGGGCTTAACTTGTCATTCACACGCAGTACTATCAGTAAATTCTGTAGCGAATAAATCATTAGAATCTTACACGATTTATCAAGGTAATCCTG